The following are from one region of the Bradyrhizobium septentrionale genome:
- a CDS encoding acyl-CoA dehydrogenase family protein, protein MELALSPEDAAFRDEVRAFIKDNYPAEMRVPNPETDLSKEQMLLWHRILHAKGWIAPLWPKEYGGPGWSITRRFIFDQETTRAGTMPPLAFSVTMVGPVIYTFGNDAQKKKFLPRILSGEDWWCQGYSEPGSGSDLATVRTKAVRDGDHYVVNGHKTWTTLAQHADWIFCLVRTDTTAKPQSGISFLLIDMKSPGVTVRPIITIDGSHEVNDVFLENVRVPAENLIGEENKGWTYAKFLLGNERTSMAGIGRSTRYIERLKKIVKAEIPEDDPAHLEFIRDIARVELDVLALEATELRVVAQMARGIDPGPAASLFKIRGTEIFQDITELTHRAIGNYGLAIREYPVSANRFMPGPDYGHTASEKYLNSRKLSIYGGSNEIQRNIIAKAVLGL, encoded by the coding sequence ATGGAGCTCGCGCTATCTCCTGAAGATGCGGCGTTTCGCGACGAAGTCCGCGCCTTCATCAAGGACAATTATCCGGCGGAGATGCGCGTCCCCAATCCGGAGACCGATCTCTCCAAGGAGCAGATGCTGCTGTGGCATCGCATCCTGCACGCCAAGGGCTGGATCGCGCCGCTCTGGCCGAAGGAATATGGCGGGCCCGGCTGGTCGATCACGCGCCGCTTCATCTTCGACCAGGAGACGACGCGGGCCGGCACGATGCCACCGCTGGCGTTCAGCGTCACCATGGTCGGCCCCGTCATCTACACCTTCGGCAATGATGCGCAGAAGAAGAAGTTCTTGCCGCGCATCCTCTCCGGCGAGGACTGGTGGTGCCAGGGCTATTCGGAGCCGGGCTCTGGCTCCGACCTCGCCACCGTTCGCACCAAGGCGGTGCGCGACGGCGACCACTACGTCGTCAATGGGCACAAGACCTGGACCACGCTGGCGCAGCATGCCGACTGGATTTTCTGCCTGGTTCGTACCGATACCACCGCAAAGCCGCAGTCCGGCATCTCGTTCCTCTTGATCGACATGAAGTCGCCGGGCGTCACCGTCCGCCCGATCATCACAATCGACGGGTCGCACGAGGTCAACGACGTCTTCCTGGAAAACGTCCGCGTTCCCGCCGAGAACCTGATCGGTGAAGAGAACAAGGGCTGGACCTACGCCAAATTCCTGCTCGGCAATGAGCGCACCAGCATGGCCGGCATCGGCCGCTCGACGCGCTACATCGAACGGCTGAAGAAGATCGTCAAGGCCGAGATCCCCGAAGACGATCCCGCGCATCTGGAATTCATCCGGGACATCGCCCGCGTCGAGCTCGACGTGCTGGCGCTGGAAGCGACCGAGCTGCGCGTCGTCGCCCAGATGGCCCGTGGCATCGATCCGGGACCTGCGGCATCGCTGTTCAAGATCCGCGGCACCGAGATCTTCCAGGACATCACCGAGCTGACGCACCGCGCGATCGGCAATTACGGGCTTGCGATCCGCGAGTATCCGGTCAGCGCCAACCGTTTCATGCCGGGTCCGGACTACGGCCACACGGCGTCGGAGAAATATCTCAACTCGCGCAAGCTCTCGATCTACGGCGGATCGAACGAGATCCAGCGCAACATCATCGCCAAGGCGGTGCTTGGTCTCTAG
- a CDS encoding SDR family oxidoreductase: MQKRNRTVAVIGAGDFIGGEIAKKFASEGFTVFAGRRNGDKLAPLVKEIEAAGGEIHARSLDARKEEEIISFLNDADKHAPLEVCIFNIGANVNFPILETTERVFRKVWEMACYSGFLAGREAARLMTARGEGNIFFTGATASLRGGSGYAAFASAKFGLRAVAQAMARELGPKNIHVAHLIIDSGVDTEWVRQRRIEALGPNALDDPDLLMPPASVATSYWQLYQQPKSAWTFELEIRPFGEKW; this comes from the coding sequence ATGCAGAAGAGAAACAGGACGGTTGCCGTCATTGGTGCCGGTGATTTCATCGGCGGCGAGATCGCCAAGAAGTTCGCCTCCGAGGGCTTTACGGTCTTCGCCGGCCGCCGCAACGGCGACAAGCTCGCGCCGCTGGTCAAGGAGATCGAGGCGGCAGGCGGCGAGATCCATGCCCGCTCGCTCGATGCGCGCAAGGAGGAGGAGATCATCTCCTTCCTCAACGACGCCGACAAGCATGCGCCGCTCGAGGTCTGCATCTTCAACATCGGCGCCAACGTCAATTTCCCGATCCTGGAGACCACCGAGCGCGTGTTCCGCAAGGTCTGGGAGATGGCCTGCTATTCCGGCTTCCTGGCCGGACGCGAGGCGGCGCGGCTGATGACGGCGCGTGGCGAGGGCAACATCTTCTTCACCGGCGCGACCGCGTCGTTGCGCGGCGGCAGCGGTTATGCCGCCTTTGCCAGCGCCAAGTTCGGCCTGCGTGCGGTGGCGCAGGCGATGGCGCGCGAGCTCGGACCGAAGAACATCCATGTCGCGCACCTGATCATCGATTCCGGCGTCGACACCGAATGGGTGCGGCAGCGGCGCATCGAGGCGCTCGGCCCGAACGCGCTCGACGATCCCGATCTGCTGATGCCGCCGGCTTCGGTCGCGACCTCCTACTGGCAGCTCTACCAGCAGCCGAAGAGCGCCTGGACGTTTGAGCTTGAAATCCGGCCCTTCGGCGAGAAGTGGTAG
- a CDS encoding 2-hydroxychromene-2-carboxylate isomerase — translation MAAPLKVEFHFDFGSPNAYLAELALPEIEKRTGVKFDYVPVLLGGVYKATGNMSPGESLRGIKNKPEYNALETERFLRRHNITTFRSNPFFPVNTLMLMRGVVAADFEGLFEPYFRAAYHHMWSEPKKMDDPQVFREAFLSSGLDIDRIIARAQQDEVKKKLIENTSNAVARGSFGSPTFFVGDEIFFGKDRLREVEEEIVAQLAAPQRKTA, via the coding sequence ATGGCTGCTCCGCTCAAGGTCGAATTCCACTTCGATTTCGGAAGTCCGAACGCCTACCTCGCGGAACTGGCGCTGCCGGAGATCGAGAAGCGTACCGGCGTGAAGTTCGACTACGTGCCGGTGCTGCTTGGCGGCGTCTACAAGGCGACCGGCAACATGTCGCCCGGCGAGTCGCTGCGCGGGATCAAGAACAAGCCGGAATACAACGCGCTCGAGACCGAGCGCTTCCTGCGGCGCCACAACATCACGACGTTCAGATCGAACCCGTTCTTCCCGGTCAACACGCTGATGCTGATGCGTGGCGTCGTTGCGGCCGATTTCGAAGGGCTGTTCGAGCCCTATTTCCGCGCGGCCTATCACCACATGTGGTCCGAGCCCAAGAAGATGGACGATCCGCAGGTGTTCCGCGAGGCGTTCCTGTCCTCCGGCCTCGATATCGACCGCATTATCGCCCGCGCCCAGCAGGACGAGGTGAAGAAGAAGCTGATCGAGAACACCAGCAATGCCGTGGCGCGCGGCTCGTTCGGCTCGCCGACTTTCTTCGTCGGCGACGAGATATTCTTCGGCAAGGACCGCTTGCGCGAAGTCGAGGAGGAGATCGTCGCGCAGCTGGCTGCGCCGCAGCGCAAGACCGCTTGA
- a CDS encoding winged helix-turn-helix transcriptional regulator, with protein MKWDTLEEEPCSLARTVAVIGDRWSLLILRECFLRIRRFDDFQASLGITRHLLADRLKKLVRFGVLRKIPYQEAPKRYEYILTQKGLDLYPIIMSIVHWGNIHMVDARGRPMLHEHKTCKKMFDPVMVCSECGEPLSAKDVHVHPGPGARKSSPVHARAQERARRVAEST; from the coding sequence ATGAAATGGGATACCCTCGAGGAGGAGCCGTGCTCGCTGGCCCGCACCGTCGCGGTGATCGGTGACCGCTGGAGCCTGCTGATCCTGCGCGAATGTTTCCTGCGCATCCGCAGGTTCGATGACTTCCAGGCGTCGCTCGGGATCACCCGCCATTTGCTCGCGGACCGGCTGAAGAAGCTGGTGCGCTTCGGCGTGCTGCGCAAGATTCCCTATCAGGAGGCGCCGAAGCGCTACGAATACATCCTGACCCAGAAGGGCCTCGACCTCTATCCGATCATCATGTCGATCGTGCACTGGGGCAACATCCACATGGTCGACGCGCGCGGCCGGCCGATGCTGCACGAACACAAGACCTGCAAGAAGATGTTCGACCCCGTCATGGTCTGTTCGGAATGCGGCGAACCGCTGAGCGCGAAGGATGTCCACGTCCATCCGGGCCCCGGCGCGCGAAAGTCCTCACCCGTGCACGCAAGGGCGCAGGAGCGGGCCAGACGGGTCGCCGAATCGACCTAG
- a CDS encoding PhzF family phenazine biosynthesis protein has protein sequence MTTVELVSVFTVDGQGGNPCPIVADASGMSASEMQDVARRHGHESGFVLPAESDDFDATFRFFVPNHEMEMCGHATIGALWLLARQGRLPGDTIRIATRSGPVTGFISRDRSGEPRVEITQPVGKTVPLNAEQRDDVLRALAVGPDAIGNEPLCNAVTSRVKTLIPMRSPETLNALEPSVGDVEGVCGRIGSTGLYPFAVVDRAARLFEARQFPRSSGYREDAATGIAAAALAFGLLDYGLVTPDDDEIRILQGRAMGRLSEIRVRIGFAGGRPVGCLLGGNVVLLATPSR, from the coding sequence ATGACGACAGTCGAACTGGTCAGCGTGTTCACGGTGGATGGGCAGGGCGGCAATCCCTGTCCCATCGTGGCCGATGCCAGCGGCATGAGCGCATCCGAGATGCAGGACGTTGCCCGCCGCCATGGTCATGAATCCGGCTTCGTGTTGCCGGCGGAGAGTGACGATTTCGACGCGACGTTCCGCTTCTTCGTTCCGAACCACGAAATGGAAATGTGCGGCCACGCCACCATCGGTGCGCTCTGGCTGCTTGCACGGCAGGGACGACTGCCGGGCGATACGATCCGGATTGCAACGCGCAGCGGTCCCGTCACCGGCTTCATCAGCCGGGATCGTAGCGGCGAGCCCCGTGTCGAGATCACCCAGCCGGTCGGAAAGACCGTTCCGCTCAACGCCGAGCAACGCGATGACGTGCTCCGGGCGCTCGCGGTCGGGCCGGATGCGATCGGCAATGAACCGCTCTGCAATGCGGTCACATCGCGGGTCAAGACATTGATTCCGATGCGCTCGCCGGAGACGCTGAATGCGCTTGAGCCTTCGGTCGGGGACGTCGAGGGGGTCTGCGGGCGGATCGGATCGACCGGGCTCTATCCATTCGCGGTGGTCGACCGCGCGGCGCGCCTGTTCGAGGCACGGCAATTCCCGCGCTCATCCGGTTATCGCGAGGACGCCGCAACCGGCATCGCGGCTGCGGCGCTGGCGTTCGGCTTGCTCGATTACGGCCTGGTCACGCCTGATGACGACGAGATTCGGATCCTGCAGGGCAGGGCGATGGGGCGCCTGTCGGAGATCCGCGTCCGCATCGGCTTCGCCGGCGGCCGGCCGGTCGGCTGCCTGCTTGGCGGCAATGTCGTGCTGCTGGCTACGCCGTCACGCTGA
- a CDS encoding class I adenylate-forming enzyme family protein, which yields MQASTQVAEGSVEGLPNRIHEVIDHHVAATPDHLALVDDKMRLTYRELDRTVGRVAEALRTLGIRAGDRLMIVSENSVPLACLLLAASRLDVWSIVVNPRLSPRELDQIRDHSGARRVLLTADVSQEAATHAARYEASVQDVGPLRGVAVTSLNLATVAEPVEADGANQVAVLIYTSGTTGTPKGVMLTHRNLLFSARGTAAFRKMAADDVQYCVLPISHIVGISLLTMTLMVGATVRLVAKYDPAALVKAMAEEGITILNGVPATYQRLLEYRRNAGLPKLDRGRLRVISVAGAPLDLELKSRVEQELGLPLLNGYGITECSPGISGVRPDNPRADHAVGTVMPGLEAKLVGRDLKPVADGEVGELHVRGPNVMRGYYRAPDLTAKAIDPDGWFNTGDLARFQDGALYIVGRTKEMIIRSGFNVYPAEIEAVLSTHDAVVQCAVVGRAVEGNEEVVAFVQLIKGSTVTVADLMAHVAPQLTSYKRPTEIILMDALPATSTGKLLKHKLAESLRSQA from the coding sequence GTGCAGGCGTCGACGCAAGTGGCTGAAGGAAGTGTGGAAGGCTTGCCGAACCGCATCCACGAGGTGATCGATCACCATGTCGCGGCGACGCCGGATCATCTGGCGCTGGTCGACGACAAGATGCGGCTGACCTATCGCGAACTCGATCGAACGGTCGGCCGGGTCGCCGAGGCGTTGCGGACGCTCGGCATCCGCGCCGGTGACCGCCTGATGATCGTGAGCGAGAATTCCGTTCCGCTGGCCTGCCTGCTGCTGGCGGCGAGCCGGCTCGATGTCTGGTCGATCGTGGTCAATCCAAGGCTGTCGCCGCGAGAGCTCGATCAGATCAGGGATCACAGCGGCGCCCGCCGCGTGTTGCTGACTGCCGACGTCTCGCAGGAAGCAGCCACGCATGCCGCGCGCTATGAGGCTTCCGTGCAGGATGTCGGCCCGCTCCGCGGCGTCGCCGTCACCAGCCTGAATCTGGCAACGGTTGCCGAGCCGGTGGAGGCCGATGGCGCAAACCAGGTCGCGGTCCTCATCTACACCTCCGGCACCACGGGCACGCCAAAGGGCGTGATGCTGACCCATCGCAATCTGCTGTTCAGCGCCCGCGGCACCGCGGCCTTCCGCAAGATGGCGGCCGATGACGTGCAGTATTGCGTGCTGCCGATCTCGCATATCGTCGGCATCTCGCTGCTGACGATGACCTTGATGGTCGGCGCCACCGTGCGCCTGGTCGCCAAATACGATCCGGCCGCGCTGGTCAAGGCGATGGCCGAGGAGGGCATCACGATCCTGAACGGCGTGCCCGCGACCTATCAGCGTTTGCTGGAATACCGCCGCAATGCCGGCCTGCCGAAGCTCGATCGCGGCCGGTTGCGTGTGATCTCGGTGGCCGGCGCGCCGCTCGATCTCGAACTCAAATCCCGGGTCGAGCAGGAACTCGGGCTGCCTTTGCTCAACGGCTACGGTATCACCGAATGCTCGCCGGGCATCTCCGGTGTCCGGCCCGATAACCCGCGGGCCGACCACGCCGTCGGCACCGTCATGCCGGGCCTGGAGGCAAAGCTCGTCGGTCGCGACCTCAAGCCGGTGGCCGATGGCGAAGTCGGCGAGCTTCACGTCCGCGGCCCGAATGTGATGCGCGGCTATTACCGCGCTCCCGACCTGACTGCCAAGGCGATCGATCCCGACGGCTGGTTCAACACCGGCGATCTCGCCCGTTTCCAGGATGGCGCCCTCTACATCGTCGGGCGGACCAAGGAGATGATCATCCGCTCCGGCTTCAACGTCTATCCGGCCGAGATCGAGGCGGTGCTGAGCACGCATGACGCCGTTGTGCAGTGCGCCGTGGTCGGCCGGGCGGTCGAGGGCAATGAGGAGGTCGTCGCCTTCGTCCAGCTGATCAAGGGTTCGACCGTCACCGTGGCGGACCTGATGGCCCATGTTGCTCCGCAACTGACCTCGTACAAGCGTCCGACGGAGATTATCCTGATGGATGCTCTGCCCGCCACGTCGACGGGCAAGCTGCTGAAGCACAAGCTTGCGGAATCGTTGCGCAGCCAAGCCTAG